From Halanaeroarchaeum sulfurireducens, a single genomic window includes:
- a CDS encoding acyl-CoA thioesterase, translating into MTEMAFETEIPVRFSDRDTLGHVNNALYATYLDKGRIAYLRNLFGEDYDARSIVIANLEIAFRASVTDRTVVVGVRPTDIGTRSFEMDYTIASGETLAATASTVQVRVDTETGDTKRLSDQWRDALGRDIATGSGSARPSGDEDAHEDDRAADDGGDSRNLREDEQG; encoded by the coding sequence ATGACCGAGATGGCCTTCGAGACCGAGATCCCGGTCCGCTTTTCGGACCGCGACACGCTCGGTCACGTCAATAACGCACTTTACGCGACCTACCTCGATAAGGGACGCATCGCCTACCTTCGGAACCTGTTCGGCGAGGACTACGACGCACGATCGATCGTCATCGCGAATCTGGAGATAGCGTTTCGGGCGTCCGTGACCGACCGAACCGTCGTCGTCGGCGTACGGCCCACCGACATCGGAACTCGAAGTTTCGAGATGGACTACACCATCGCGTCCGGTGAAACCCTCGCGGCGACGGCGTCGACGGTCCAGGTGCGAGTCGACACCGAAACGGGCGACACGAAGCGGCTGTCGGACCAATGGCGCGACGCGCTCGGTCGCGATATCGCGACCGGATCAGGTTCGGCGCGCCCGAGCGGTGACGAAGATGCCCACGAGGACGATCGAGCCGCCGATGATGGTGGCGACTCCCGGAACCTCCGTGAAGATGAGCAGGGCTAG
- a CDS encoding cytochrome d ubiquinol oxidase subunit II, translating to MMPLALSESYLFGLPLVEIWFVVMFLTLAMFLWLDGSNFGIGVLFGLVDDEEIEESMLAAVAPLWDGTEVWLIVFGGAMFAVFPDVYAGLFSGNYMLMFLILGALIIRGVSPEFREQRHDETWQRVFGGLFVAGSVLAPFFLGMFTANWLVGSTDLFTVPGIVVGLAVVALATVEGAAFTNMKIEQPTGEITTYGTLAQVAYLVLAVTTVAYLYLFVAGMATKVMSEFSLALVGLTAVLGVAYIVMLRSGQALYAFVMAGVQTFGLVALVGYLLYPTIYPITGLTAQKAAVSELAMNLMTVVLAIFLPLVLMYFAVLYNAFRGPVQVGEGY from the coding sequence ATGATGCCCCTCGCCCTCTCCGAGAGCTACCTGTTCGGCCTCCCGCTCGTCGAGATATGGTTCGTCGTGATGTTCCTCACGCTGGCCATGTTCCTGTGGCTCGACGGCTCAAACTTCGGCATCGGAGTGCTCTTCGGTCTCGTCGACGACGAGGAGATAGAAGAATCGATGCTCGCGGCAGTGGCCCCGCTCTGGGACGGGACCGAGGTCTGGCTGATCGTCTTCGGCGGTGCGATGTTCGCCGTCTTCCCCGACGTGTACGCGGGCCTCTTCAGCGGGAACTACATGCTCATGTTCCTGATCCTGGGCGCGCTGATCATCAGGGGCGTCTCCCCCGAGTTCCGCGAACAGCGCCACGACGAGACCTGGCAGCGGGTCTTTGGAGGGCTGTTCGTCGCCGGGAGCGTCCTCGCGCCCTTCTTCCTGGGAATGTTCACCGCCAATTGGCTGGTGGGCTCGACGGATCTTTTCACCGTGCCAGGCATCGTGGTCGGCCTGGCGGTCGTCGCGCTTGCCACCGTCGAGGGTGCGGCGTTCACGAACATGAAAATCGAGCAACCGACCGGCGAGATCACCACGTACGGCACACTGGCACAGGTCGCCTACCTGGTTCTCGCGGTCACGACGGTCGCGTACCTGTACCTCTTCGTTGCGGGCATGGCCACGAAGGTCATGAGCGAGTTCTCGCTCGCGCTGGTCGGGCTTACGGCCGTTCTAGGGGTCGCGTACATCGTCATGCTTCGGAGTGGCCAGGCGCTGTACGCCTTCGTGATGGCAGGCGTCCAGACGTTTGGGCTCGTTGCGCTCGTCGGGTATCTCCTCTATCCGACGATCTACCCGATCACCGGGCTTACGGCCCAGAAAGCCGCCGTCTCTGAGCTCGCGATGAACCTGATGACCGTCGTCCTGGCGATCTTCCTGCCGCTCGTGCTCATGTACTTCGCCGTCCTCTACAACGCGTTCCGCGGGCCGGTGCAGGTCGGAGAGGGCTACTGA
- a CDS encoding cytochrome ubiquinol oxidase subunit I, with protein sequence MVDPVLASRLQFAWTTAIHIIFPTITMGLAPFLVYWTWKEVRGDGEVYARLRRFWTKIFALTFVTGTVTGIVLEFEFGTNFASYATQVGGIFGGPLATEGLMAFFLESTMLGIFLFGRERVSDRAFLGSAFLVALGSWLSAVWILIANAWMQTPAGFKMSERAGEQVAVLTDPVAAYLTPRFFYMFTHMQTAAVLSAALFIAGIASYKLLTTDDRSAFWMKTMKVALVAMIITAPLLAVHGDAYGRHIHDTQESKMAAIEATWETGGYAPLYLVAAPTSTDNVVAPAEEDLFTVGIPWGASMLAGAGDPSTVITGFEDIEHDLPPYLLVFYSFRAMVGLGFWFIFLALWGVYRWRQGSLLDDTLLQKAMVASTGLGVLAVEFGWMVAEIGRQPWAIYGELLVSDSVSPGLTGGEAMLTLIGFVGGYLLLFGTWSYLVYRLVRSGPAAPESESTASSEEVSVQ encoded by the coding sequence ATGGTTGATCCAGTATTGGCAAGTAGGTTGCAGTTCGCGTGGACGACTGCAATCCACATCATCTTCCCGACGATCACGATGGGGCTCGCACCCTTCCTCGTGTACTGGACCTGGAAGGAGGTCCGGGGTGACGGGGAAGTGTACGCGCGGTTGCGACGCTTCTGGACGAAGATCTTCGCGCTGACGTTCGTCACCGGGACGGTGACGGGCATCGTGCTGGAATTCGAGTTCGGGACAAACTTCGCCAGTTACGCCACTCAGGTTGGGGGTATCTTCGGTGGTCCATTGGCGACCGAGGGATTGATGGCGTTTTTCCTGGAGTCGACGATGCTCGGAATATTCCTGTTCGGTCGGGAACGGGTGTCTGACCGGGCCTTTCTCGGCTCGGCGTTCCTCGTGGCCCTTGGCTCGTGGCTGTCGGCCGTCTGGATTCTCATCGCCAACGCGTGGATGCAGACGCCGGCCGGATTCAAGATGAGTGAGCGGGCGGGCGAACAGGTCGCCGTCCTCACGGACCCGGTTGCGGCCTACCTGACGCCGCGGTTCTTCTACATGTTCACCCACATGCAGACGGCCGCGGTGCTCTCCGCGGCGCTGTTCATCGCGGGGATCGCGTCCTATAAGTTGCTCACCACTGACGACCGCTCGGCGTTCTGGATGAAGACGATGAAGGTGGCCCTCGTTGCGATGATCATCACTGCGCCCCTGCTGGCGGTGCATGGTGACGCCTACGGTCGACACATCCACGACACCCAGGAGTCGAAGATGGCCGCCATCGAGGCGACCTGGGAGACCGGCGGGTACGCGCCGCTGTACCTCGTGGCGGCCCCGACGAGCACCGATAACGTCGTGGCACCGGCCGAGGAGGACCTGTTCACCGTCGGGATCCCCTGGGGGGCGTCGATGCTCGCCGGGGCGGGCGATCCATCGACCGTGATCACGGGCTTCGAGGACATTGAACACGACCTCCCGCCGTACCTGCTCGTGTTCTACTCGTTCCGGGCCATGGTCGGTCTCGGATTCTGGTTCATCTTCCTGGCACTCTGGGGCGTCTATCGCTGGCGCCAGGGCAGCCTCCTCGATGACACGCTCCTCCAGAAGGCGATGGTGGCCTCGACCGGACTCGGGGTCCTTGCCGTGGAGTTCGGCTGGATGGTCGCGGAGATCGGTCGCCAGCCCTGGGCCATCTACGGCGAGCTCTTGGTCTCCGATAGCGTCTCACCGGGGCTCACCGGAGGCGAAGCCATGCTGACCCTGATCGGTTTCGTGGGCGGGTACCTCCTTCTGTTTGGGACGTGGAGTTATCTCGTCTACCGCCTGGTGCGAAGCGGGCCGGCCGCGCCGGAATCTGAGAGCACCGCCTCGTCCGAGGAGGTGTCCGTCCAATGA